In Primulina eburnea isolate SZY01 chromosome 5, ASM2296580v1, whole genome shotgun sequence, a single window of DNA contains:
- the LOC140831689 gene encoding BRI1 kinase inhibitor 1 — protein METQQQVVRNKEEDKQNEGHRNAMLNPTSPPSNSSSPAHEFTFTISLHPQSKIAEKNKSHASFAVDLTPADEIFFHGHLLPLHLLSNLPASPRFSTDYLDSFTLPIKDFPDENDRNSMTIDHGFINIDHTNPTFDRESCSSSSAVPQEKETAKSRSFSWIPKWRKGCETRDGKGHQEKEQKQKTKTKIDISDAVKKYMRLIKPLLSFRNRRMSPQLHRQAYSFSGNLRVRNKKEIRGKKGELSAPASTRTSPTNSGLLVASGTTTPSTSDSTMEEVQAAIQSAIAHCKKSIATEDKIKTP, from the coding sequence ATGGAGACACAGCAACAGGTGGTTAGAAACAAGGAAGAAGATAAGCAAAATGAAGGCCATAGAAATGCGATGCTGAATCCAACATCGCCGCCTTCGAATTCATCCTCTCCTGCACACGAGTTCACCTTCACGATTTCTCTCCATCCGCAATCGAAAATAGCCGAGAAGAACAAATCGCACGCTTCATTTGCCGTCGACTTAACCCCAGCAGATGAGATTTTCTTCCACGGACACTTGCTCCCGTTGCACCTCCTCTCCAATCTCCCCGCCTCGCCCCGCTTCTCCACCGATTATTTGGACAGTTTCACTCTCCCGATAAAGGATTTTCCAGACGAAAACGACAGGAACTCCATGACCATTGATCATGGATTCATCAACATTGATCACACAAATCCCACTTTCGATCGAGAGAgttgcagcagcagcagcgctGTTCCGCAAGAAAAAGAGACAGCGAAATCAAGATCCTTTTCTTGGATTCCGAAATGGAGAAAAGGGTGTGAAACAAGAGATGGAAAAGGTCATCAAGAAAAAGAACAGAAACAGAAAACGAAGACTAAAATTGATATAAGCGACGCTGTAAAGAAGTACATGAGATTGATCAAGcctcttctttctttcagaAACAGGAGAATGTCCCCTCAACTCCATCGCCAGGCCTATTCGTTTTCGGGGAATTTGCGGGTACGAAACAAGAAGGAAATAAGAGGGAAGAAAGGAGAATTATCCGCGCCAGCTTCAACGAGGACGTCTCCCACAAATAGTGGCCTTCTGGTGGCAAGTGGAACGACCACACCTTCCACAAGTGACAGCACAATGGAGGAGGTACAGGCTGCAATTCAATCCGCCATTGCTCATTGCAAAAAATCCATTGCAACAGAAGATAAAATCAAGACGCCATAA
- the LOC140832722 gene encoding protein TIC 22, chloroplastic isoform X1: MESSSTSNLAMVGTPPNPLLSLSTFMHRIGSQFVIRLEDTKKLAAAAFPQAFPLPPVSLPFASVSQRQGKQNSSSEATLNSNHVARRLSGTSVYTVSNTNNEFVLISDAEGVKSIGLLCFRREDAESFLAQVRSRKGAVRGGAKVVPITLDQVYLLKVEGIAFRFLPDPVQIKNAMELRAADTKSGFDGVPVFQSDLLVMKKNNRRYCPIYFQKEDLEKALSTVSRVSRGSSVSRHIVVGSLEDVLKKMEINENNAGWEDLIFIPPGKSHSQHIQEQTKV; encoded by the exons ATGGAGTCTTCTTCTACATCAAACCTTGCCATGGTGGGCACACCTCCGAACCCTCTTCTCTCGCTGTCGACTTTCATGCACAGAATAGGTTCGCAATTCGTAATTCGACTCGAAGATACCAAAAAATTGGCGGCCGCAGCTTTTCCGCAGGCCTTTCCGCTACCGCCAGTATCCTTGCCTTTCGCTTCCGTGTCTCAGCGACAGGGCAAGCAAAACTCCTCTTCGGAAGCTACGCTCAACTCGaaccacgtggctagaaggctTTCCGGAACTTCAGTTTACACTGTGAGTAACACCAACAATGAGTTTGTGCTGATATCTGATGCGGAGGGTGTTAAGTCCATTGGATTGCTTTGTTTTCGACGGGAAGATGCGGAATCTTTCCTGGCTCAG GTGAGGTCAAGGAAAGGAGCTGTAAGAGGTGGTGCAAAAGTGGTGCCTATTACATTGGACCAG GTTTATTTGTTGAAAGTTGAAGGAATAGCATTTCGTTTTTTACCTGATCCGGTTCAAATAAAAAATGCAATGGAG CTAAGAGCAGCAGATACCAAGAGTGGATTTGACGGAGTTCCTGTTTTTCAG TCAGACCTCCTAGTCATGAAGAAAAATAATAGACGGTATTGCCCAATATATTTTCAGAAG GAAGATTTAGAGAAAGCACTATCAACAGTGTCCAGGGTATCCAGAGGATCTTCTGTTTCTCGGCACATCGTG GTGGGAAGCTTGGAAGATGTCCTCAAGAAAATGGAG ATAAATGAAAATAACGCTGGCTGGGAAGATTTGATTTTCATTCCACCTGGTAAAAGCCATTCTCAACACATTCAGGAGCAGACAAAAGTATAA
- the LOC140832722 gene encoding protein TIC 22, chloroplastic isoform X2, with translation MESSSTSNLAMVGTPPNPLLSLSTFMHRIGSQFVIRLEDTKKLAAAAFPQAFPLPPVSLPFASVSQRQGKQNSSSEATLNSNHVARRLSGTSVYTVSNTNNEFVLISDAEGVKSIGLLCFRREDAESFLAQVRSRKGAVRGGAKVVPITLDQVYLLKVEGIAFRFLPDPVQIKNAMELRAADTKSGFDGVPVFQSDLLVMKKNNRRYCPIYFQKEDLEKALSTVSRVSRGSSVSRHIVGSLEDVLKKMEINENNAGWEDLIFIPPGKSHSQHIQEQTKV, from the exons ATGGAGTCTTCTTCTACATCAAACCTTGCCATGGTGGGCACACCTCCGAACCCTCTTCTCTCGCTGTCGACTTTCATGCACAGAATAGGTTCGCAATTCGTAATTCGACTCGAAGATACCAAAAAATTGGCGGCCGCAGCTTTTCCGCAGGCCTTTCCGCTACCGCCAGTATCCTTGCCTTTCGCTTCCGTGTCTCAGCGACAGGGCAAGCAAAACTCCTCTTCGGAAGCTACGCTCAACTCGaaccacgtggctagaaggctTTCCGGAACTTCAGTTTACACTGTGAGTAACACCAACAATGAGTTTGTGCTGATATCTGATGCGGAGGGTGTTAAGTCCATTGGATTGCTTTGTTTTCGACGGGAAGATGCGGAATCTTTCCTGGCTCAG GTGAGGTCAAGGAAAGGAGCTGTAAGAGGTGGTGCAAAAGTGGTGCCTATTACATTGGACCAG GTTTATTTGTTGAAAGTTGAAGGAATAGCATTTCGTTTTTTACCTGATCCGGTTCAAATAAAAAATGCAATGGAG CTAAGAGCAGCAGATACCAAGAGTGGATTTGACGGAGTTCCTGTTTTTCAG TCAGACCTCCTAGTCATGAAGAAAAATAATAGACGGTATTGCCCAATATATTTTCAGAAG GAAGATTTAGAGAAAGCACTATCAACAGTGTCCAGGGTATCCAGAGGATCTTCTGTTTCTCGGCACATC GTGGGAAGCTTGGAAGATGTCCTCAAGAAAATGGAG ATAAATGAAAATAACGCTGGCTGGGAAGATTTGATTTTCATTCCACCTGGTAAAAGCCATTCTCAACACATTCAGGAGCAGACAAAAGTATAA
- the LOC140832723 gene encoding protein WEAK CHLOROPLAST MOVEMENT UNDER BLUE LIGHT 1-like yields the protein MEGAKDFQANVNANAPPYSSPPPVFSSPDDEGRSVSVAPMIQGGSVESDVSKEAPASFNNNTATIRPKIVARPSPEDGYIAPVTSPRGRNGSIGQFIPNVPSNSNGKSKSAQQSKVPDSLEFKRGQIDTAAPFESVKAAVSKFGGIVDWKAHRVQTVERRKVIEQELEKVRDEIPLSKKKSEAAEEAKTQVLKELDDTKRLIEELKLNLERAQTDEQQAKQDAELAKLRVEELEQGIADEASFAAKAQVEVAKARHAAAISELKTIKDQLEQLRKDYTLSVAEKDAAVKKAEEAVFMSKEIEKSVEDLTIELITAKESLESAQGAHLEAEEHRVGAIMAKERDTLNWEKELEQAEGELEQLNQKILYVKDLKSKLDSATTLLQDLKDDLATYMESQVKIETGEGGTSEDGLEEMEKTRADMEVAISAAKNELEEVKVNIQKVTDEVKILKVAASSLNLELEKEKLEVAALKQREGMASIAVASLEAELKRTKSEIALAQKKEKEEREKLLDLPKQVQEVAQEADRAKELVETAREELRKAKEEAEQAKAGASTLESRLRATRKEIEAAKASEKLALAAINALEESESAQKNNGEDSPTGVTLSLEEYYELSKKSHEAEEQANLRIAAALSQVEVAKESEARSLKKLEEVNHELSERKNALKVSLQRAEKATEGKLGVEQELRTWRSEHERRRKAGESIAAAGNLDKSSRASFEEQKESKNVVSSPDSSTHRRPSQSSYTSNTDTNPSPEIRITKKKKKSFFPRIFMFLARKKSHSSKSS from the exons ATGGAGGGTGCTAAAGATTTTCAAGCTAATGTTAATGCTAATGCACCTCCATATTCTTCGCCACCTCCCGTATTTTCATCTCCGGATGATGAGGGCAGATCAGTTAGTGTTGCCCCAATGATCCAAGGTGGGAGTGTAGAATCCGATGTGTCTAAAGAAGCACCTGCAAGCTTCAACAATAATACCGCCACGATTAGACCGAAAATAGTTGCTAGGCCATCTCCTGAGGATGGTTATATTGCTCCTGTTACATCCCCTCGAGGGAGAAATGGTAGCATTGGGCAGTTCATTCCAAACGTACCCTCAAATTCTAATGGGAAATCAAAATCGGCGCAACAGTCTAAAGTTCCTGATAGTTTGGAGTTTAAAAGAGGTCAAATTGACACAGCAGCTCCTTTTGAATCAGTGAAAGCTGCTGTTTCAAAGTTTGGAGGGATTGTCGACTGGAAAGCTCACCGTGTGCAGACAGTGGAG AGACGTAAAGTCATCGAGCAAGAGTTGGAGAAAGTCCGGGATGAGATACCATTGAGTAAGAAAAAATCTGAAGCCGCTGAAGAGGCAAAAACACAAGTTCTGAAAGAGCTAGACGACACCAAAAGGCTCATAGAAGAATTAAAGCTTAATCTTGAACGAGCCCAAACCGATGAACAACAGGCAAAACAGGATGCTGAACTTGCAAAGCTCAGAGTCGAAGAATTGGAACAAGGGATTGCTGATGAAGCCAGTTTTGCTGCCAAGGCACAGGTCGAGGTCGCCAAAGCGAGGCATGCGGCTGCCATTTCAGAGCTTAAGACTATTAAAGACCAATTGGAACAGCTAAGAAAAGACTACACGTTGTCGGTGGCCGAGAAAGACGCCGCTGTGAAAAAAGCAGAAGAAGCTGTCTTTATGTCTAAAGAAATCGAAAAATCAGTTGAGGACCTGACTATTGAACTTATTACAGCCAAGGAATCATTGGAATCTGCTCAAGGGGCACATCTGGAAGCAGAGGAACATAGAGTCGGAGCAATAATGGCAAAAGAACGGGATACTCTTAACTGGGAGAAGGAATTGGAACAGGCCGAGGGGGAGCTTGAGCAACTGAATCAGAAAATATTATACGTGAAGGATCTCAAATCAAAGTTAGATTCTGCGACAACATTGCTGCAAGATTTGAAAGATGATTTGGCTACCTATATGGAATCACAAGTAAAGATTGAAACTGGTGAAGGAGGAACTTCGGAAGATGGACTCGAGGAAATGGAAAAAACCCGTGCTGATATGGAGGTGGCCATTTCTGCAGCAAAGAATGAGCTTGAAGAAGTGAAGGTCAACATCCAGAAAGTGACTGATGAAGTCAAAATCTTGAAGGTGGCTGCTTCATCGTTGAATTTGGAACTGGAAAAAGAAAAACTGGAAGTTGCCGCCCTTAAACAAAGGGAAGGAATGGCGTCAATTGCAGTTGCATCTCTTGAAGCTGAGCTGAAAAGGACAAAATCAGAAATAGCTCTTGCTCAAAAGAAGGAGAAAGAGGAAAGAGAGAAGCTGTTGGACCTTCCAAAGCAAGTACAAGAGGTTGCTCAAGAGGCGGATCGAGCAAAGGAACTCGTAGAAACAGCTCGGGAAGAGCTTCGAAAGGCCAAGGAAGAAGCGGAACAAGCGAAGGCGGGAGCAAGTACCTTGGAAAGTAGATTACGTGCTACTCGAAAGGAAATTGAAGCTGCGAAGGCCTCAGAGAAATTGGCACTGGCGGCTATAAATGCATTGGAGGAGAGCGAATCTGCTCAGAAGAACAATGGTGAGGATTCACCAACGGGAGTAACACTTTCTTTGGAAGAATACTATGAGCTTAGCAAGAAATCCCACGAAGCAGAGGAGCAGGCAAACCTACGGATAGCAGCCGCTCTTTCTCAAGTTGAGGTAGCAAAAGAATCTGAGGCAAGGAGTTTGAAAAAGCTAGAGGAAGTCAATCACGAATTGTCCGAAAGAAAGAATGCTCTGAAAGTTTCTCTGCAGAGGGCCGAGAAGGCGACTGAAGGAAAATTGGGAGTCGAACAAGAGCTAAGAACGTGGAGGTCCGAGCACGAGCGAAGACGGAAAGCTGGAGAATCCATTGCAGCAGCAGGGAACTTGGATAAAAGTTCGAGAGCCAGTTTTGAGGAGCAAAAAGAATCCAAGAATGTTGTAAGCTCACCCGATTCTTCTACACACCGGAGACCAAGTCAGAGTTCATATACGAGCAACACGGATACAAATCCATCTCCAGAAATAAGAATTAccaagaaaaagaagaaatcaTTCTTCCCTCGAATCTTCATGTTCTTGGCCAGAAAGAAATCGCATTCATCAAAATCATCGTAA
- the LOC140832724 gene encoding photosystem I chlorophyll a/b-binding protein 5, chloroplastic: protein MNFAVGKSSQILVHSGSFHFPGNLENTTAFPISNIKFIGRKQCTQLRDSAVIRAQSRPTWLPGLEPPPYLDGTLVGDFGFDPLGLGEDPENLKWYVQAELVHARFAMAGVSGILVTDLLRVTGISNLPVWYKAGATRFDFASTKTLFIVQLLLMGFVETKRYMDFMHPGSQAKEGSFFGIEAALQGLEPGYPGGPLFNPLGIAKDIKNAHGWKLKEIKNGRLAMVAMLGIFVQAYVTHVGPIDNLVQHLSNPWHATIVQTLAGSAS, encoded by the exons ATGAACTTTGCAGTGGGAAAAAGCTCCCAAATTCTAGTTCATTCCGGCTCCTTTCACTTCCCTGGAAACTTGGAAAACACGACTGCATTTCCCATATCAAACATTAAGTTTATTGGAAGAAAACAATGTACTCAGCTCCGCGACAGTGCAGTGATTCGGGCTCAGAGCCGCCCCACATGGTTACCAGGACTCGAGCCTCCGCCATATCTCGATGGAAC ACTTGTGGGAGACTTCGGGTTCGATCCCCTTGGATTGGGTGAGGATCCCGAAAACTTGAAGTGGTATGTCCAGGCTGAACTTGTTCATGCCAGGTTTGCCATGGCTGGAGTTTCTGGGATTCTTGTGACTGAT TTACTACGCGTGACAGGAATCAGCAATTTGCCTGTTTGGTATAAAGCTGGTGCCACCAGATTCGATTTTGCCAGCACCAAAACTCTTTTCATTGTTCAGCTACTCTTGATGGG ATTTGTTGAAACCAAAAGATACATGGATTTCATGCATCCTGGATCTCAAGCCAAAGAGGGGTCTTTCTTTGGCATCGAAGCTGCACTACAAGGGCTGGAGCCAGG GTATCCTGGTGGTCCGTTGTTCAATCCTCTTGGCATCGCTAAAGACATAAAGAATGCTCATGGATGGAAACTGAAAGAGATAAAAAATG GAAGATTGGCAATGGTGGCCATGCTTGGAATTTTCGTTCAGGCTTATGTTACTCATGTTGGCCCTATAGACAATCTCGTACAGCACCTCTCTAATCCATGGCATGCAACAATTGTTCAAACTCTTGCTGGATCTGCTTCTTAA
- the LOC140831690 gene encoding abscisic acid 8'-hydroxylase CYP707A1-like isoform X2 has translation MEKSNFFVLVLIFFFTILYCCVILLRKKKKYQGNKSTLPPGSMGWPYIGETLQLYSQSPNVFFSDRQRRYGEIFKTKILGCPCVMLTSPEAVRFVLISQANLFRPTYPKSKEDLIGPWALFFHQNEYHIRLRKLVQASLYPGAIRSLVTDIEDLTVSALNSMANGRVISTFSEMKKLSFEVGILAIFGNLEPHYKEELRKNYILVDRGYNSFPTNLPGTRYRTAMKARKRLGEILNSITRERKEKNLPDEGKDLLSCLLNSKNESCETLSEDQIADNIIGVLFAAQDTTASSLTWVIKYLHDNPKILEAVKAEQREIYMSNGCGTRHLTWNQTRTMPVTHKVILESLRMASIISFAFREAVTDVEYKGYLIPKGWKVMPLFRNIHGNPEFFTDPQKFNPSRFKDTAPNPSTFMPFGSGVHACPGYELAKLEMLIILHHLSSRFRYELMGSKSDGIQYDPFPVPFHGLPARFWKQEEPTKSSMLLL, from the exons GTGCTTGTCTTAATATTCTTCTTTACTATTCTTTATTGCTGTGTTATTCTattgaggaaaaagaaaaaataccaGGGAAATAAGTCTACACTTCCTCCAGGTTCAATGGGGTGGCCTTATATTGGAGAAACACTCCAACTCTACTCTCAAAGTCCAAATGTCTTCTTTTCTGACAGGCAAAGAAG gtatggagaaatcttcaagacaAAGATACTAGGATGTCCTTGTGTGATGCTTACAAGCCCGGAGGCGGTCCGGTTTGTGTTGATAAGTCAGGCGAACTTGTTCAGACCCACATATCCTAAGAGCAAGGAAGATTTGATAGGGCCTTGGGCTTTGTTTTTCCATCAGAATGAGTATCATATTCGCCTTAGGAAGCTCGTCCAGGCTTCGTTGTATCCGGGGGCGATTCGCAGTCTCGTGACAGACATCGAAGATTTAACAGTTTCTGCATTGAATTCGATGGCTAATGGCAGAGTTATCAGCACTTTCAGTGAGATGAAAAAG CTCTCTTTTGAAGTCGGTATATTGGCTATTTTTGGCAATTTGGAGCCTCACTATAAAGAAGAATTGAGAAAGAACTATATTCTAGTTGATAGAGGTTACAATTCGTTCCCAACAAATTTACCAGGAACCCGATATCGTACAGCCATGAAG GCAAGAAAGAGGCTAGGTGAGATTCTTAACAGCATTACTAGAGAAAGAAAGGAAAAGAATCTACCAGATGAAGGGAAGGACCTCTTAAGTTGTTTGCTGAATTCGAAAAACGAAAGCTGTGAAACTCTTAGCGAGGATCAAATCGCTGATAACATAATTGGAGTACTTTTTGCGGCTCAAGACACTACAGCTAGTTCTTTGACATGGGTCATTAAGTACCTTCACGATAACCCGAAAATTCTTGAGGCTGTcaag GCTGAACAGAGGGAGATTTACATGTCAAATGGTTGTGGGACGAGGCATTTGACATGGAATCAGACGAGAACTATGCCTGTAACACATAAG GTGATTTTGGAGAGTTTGAGAATGGCAAGTATTATATCTTTCGCATTTAGAGAGGCTGTGACAGATGTAGAATATAAAG GATACCTAATTCCAAAAGGGTGGAAAGTCATGCCCTTATTTAGAAATATTCATGGCAATCCAGAATTCTTTACTGATCCTCAGAAATTTAACCCTTCAAGATTCAAG GACACTGCACCAAATCCTAGCACTTTCATGCCATTTGGTAGCGGAGTACATGCCTGCCCTGGTTACGAACTCGCCAAGCTTGAGATGCTAATTATTTTACATCATCTATCCTCTCGATTCAG GTATGAATTGATGGGATCCAAAAGCGATGGGATTCAATACGATCCGTTTCCAGTCCCATTTCATGGGCTACCAGCAAGGTTTTGGAAACAGGAAGAACCAACCAAGTCAAGCATGCTTCTATTATAG
- the LOC140831690 gene encoding abscisic acid 8'-hydroxylase CYP707A1-like isoform X1, translating to MEKSNFFVLVLIFFFTILYCCVILLRKKKKYQGNKSTLPPGSMGWPYIGETLQLYSQSPNVFFSDRQRRYGEIFKTKILGCPCVMLTSPEAVRFVLISQANLFRPTYPKSKEDLIGPWALFFHQNEYHIRLRKLVQASLYPGAIRSLVTDIEDLTVSALNSMANGRVISTFSEMKKLSFEVGILAIFGNLEPHYKEELRKNYILVDRGYNSFPTNLPGTRYRTAMKARKRLGEILNSITRERKEKNLPDEGKDLLSCLLNSKNESCETLSEDQIADNIIGVLFAAQDTTASSLTWVIKYLHDNPKILEAVKAEQREIYMSNGCGTRHLTWNQTRTMPVTHKVILESLRMASIISFAFREAVTDVEYKGYLIPKGWKVMPLFRNIHGNPEFFTDPQKFNPSRFKQDTAPNPSTFMPFGSGVHACPGYELAKLEMLIILHHLSSRFRYELMGSKSDGIQYDPFPVPFHGLPARFWKQEEPTKSSMLLL from the exons GTGCTTGTCTTAATATTCTTCTTTACTATTCTTTATTGCTGTGTTATTCTattgaggaaaaagaaaaaataccaGGGAAATAAGTCTACACTTCCTCCAGGTTCAATGGGGTGGCCTTATATTGGAGAAACACTCCAACTCTACTCTCAAAGTCCAAATGTCTTCTTTTCTGACAGGCAAAGAAG gtatggagaaatcttcaagacaAAGATACTAGGATGTCCTTGTGTGATGCTTACAAGCCCGGAGGCGGTCCGGTTTGTGTTGATAAGTCAGGCGAACTTGTTCAGACCCACATATCCTAAGAGCAAGGAAGATTTGATAGGGCCTTGGGCTTTGTTTTTCCATCAGAATGAGTATCATATTCGCCTTAGGAAGCTCGTCCAGGCTTCGTTGTATCCGGGGGCGATTCGCAGTCTCGTGACAGACATCGAAGATTTAACAGTTTCTGCATTGAATTCGATGGCTAATGGCAGAGTTATCAGCACTTTCAGTGAGATGAAAAAG CTCTCTTTTGAAGTCGGTATATTGGCTATTTTTGGCAATTTGGAGCCTCACTATAAAGAAGAATTGAGAAAGAACTATATTCTAGTTGATAGAGGTTACAATTCGTTCCCAACAAATTTACCAGGAACCCGATATCGTACAGCCATGAAG GCAAGAAAGAGGCTAGGTGAGATTCTTAACAGCATTACTAGAGAAAGAAAGGAAAAGAATCTACCAGATGAAGGGAAGGACCTCTTAAGTTGTTTGCTGAATTCGAAAAACGAAAGCTGTGAAACTCTTAGCGAGGATCAAATCGCTGATAACATAATTGGAGTACTTTTTGCGGCTCAAGACACTACAGCTAGTTCTTTGACATGGGTCATTAAGTACCTTCACGATAACCCGAAAATTCTTGAGGCTGTcaag GCTGAACAGAGGGAGATTTACATGTCAAATGGTTGTGGGACGAGGCATTTGACATGGAATCAGACGAGAACTATGCCTGTAACACATAAG GTGATTTTGGAGAGTTTGAGAATGGCAAGTATTATATCTTTCGCATTTAGAGAGGCTGTGACAGATGTAGAATATAAAG GATACCTAATTCCAAAAGGGTGGAAAGTCATGCCCTTATTTAGAAATATTCATGGCAATCCAGAATTCTTTACTGATCCTCAGAAATTTAACCCTTCAAGATTCAAG CAGGACACTGCACCAAATCCTAGCACTTTCATGCCATTTGGTAGCGGAGTACATGCCTGCCCTGGTTACGAACTCGCCAAGCTTGAGATGCTAATTATTTTACATCATCTATCCTCTCGATTCAG GTATGAATTGATGGGATCCAAAAGCGATGGGATTCAATACGATCCGTTTCCAGTCCCATTTCATGGGCTACCAGCAAGGTTTTGGAAACAGGAAGAACCAACCAAGTCAAGCATGCTTCTATTATAG